A window of Epinephelus lanceolatus isolate andai-2023 chromosome 3, ASM4190304v1, whole genome shotgun sequence genomic DNA:
ttcataaaaattaatccaagttgtgagtattgttttaacaggataagtTAAAAAGTGTTACTCACTCTctctgatgcgctgtctgtcagagctagatcaaattaATTATTCATAATTAATACATTATCTGGAgtctaatttttaaacaagtaatattcatactgctttaaataaacaatttgattgtgtTTCAAATCTTTGCcaagcaacagttttgtgtgcaAAGAATTagaggcctgtcccatatagactcCTGTCCCAAATATTGCCTGGGCTATTAATTTAAGTCTTACTGTATGAACTCCAAAAAACATTTGGTAAATTTCTatctaataaaaacaaattaggTGTGTTATATCTAGGTTTTCATCTCCTTCGTACTGTTTcatgtatgtattatttttttgtcatattctTTTTTCATGTTGGATTTTGCTGTTTGACTTCatttatatgaacattattggTATATTTGAAAAATCCTGCAGTGCAAAGAAAACCATAAGTACTTTAAACACTGTAATGTCTCTTTACTGTTTTTACTTATAATTTTCTTCtttctaaaaaaataataattaaaatttaGTACAAACTACAACTTTTAAGAAAGCTAACGTTACTCTTGCTACTTTTAGAAAATCGTATCGGACCGACAGGAAGTGTGTCCGTCACTGACAGACTTCCGTCAGTGTGCAGCAGCAAACTTGATCCGTCCTGTCAACGGCTGGACGTTCACACCACCTCCGGTTCAACAGAAAGCGGCTTGATGGAAACATGAATCGCTGCTCGGCTGGATGAACATCAAAAATAACGTTTGAATCCCAGTGATCATGAGTGGGACCGTGAGAGGGATTTCAGAGGACATGGACCGACAAATCGTACAGGTAGGTTCACTGACACACCTCGACAACACATTAACAAACGGTAACGGTAACGTTACAGCTGAGCTGACGAAGtgaactaacgttagctaatgttaacgCTAAGTGAGGTTTGACCAGGCTTCACCCAAATTTCTGCTCATTTTTCTTTCAACCAAGTTTGGTTAAAGGCACAGACAGTGGTAGAAAGACGTGTGGTTAGGTGTCTTCTTTTTATTAACTAATTTATAGGAGTGgaccgacagacagacagacagacagacttcaGCTGGTAGTAATACTGACATTAATGTCTGTACACTTCTGTAAATTGCTGCATAGTGTCTGAGCTCAGGATTCAAAAAGCTATATCATTGAAACATACATATTTGTACTTTCTATTCGGCTAATGTAGCGTGGTAATGGTATCACCCCCTAATCTAAAAAATGGCACTAAATTGTCATATCACCCAGCCATGATGTAGTTTCTCAATAACAgattctctctctgtgttggaCCTCACTAACAAAATACCAAGAATTAGAAATGCTACCTAAAGCATATAAAAACAGTACAGGTAGAGTGATTTCAGCATTGTACCGGGGACTAGAAAAGAACAGGGGAACCTCTACACTGTACATTAGAGACAGGTGGACAAAAGAAAGTAAAATACAATTAACGGAAGAGGACTGGTTTAACATTTGTGACACTCAGCGAAACCACCACCAGCTCCAAGATGTGGAAAGAATTTTGTTGGAAAAATATAACCAGGTTCTTCATCACTCCTAAGATAAAAAGCAAATTTCACCAGACTGTTCAGCAAACATGCTGGAGAGGGTGTGGGGAGCTGAATGTAGGACACACTCACATTTTCTGGGAATGTATTAGAATAAGAAAATATTGGAATGATGTATGGCTGGAATTGAAAACTATACTGGGGTATGAACTACAAATGTCATGTAAGGTTTTGTACCTGTGTAATTTGACAAGTGAAAATGTTCAATGTGAAGATAAATATCTGGTCAAAATTCTGTTAGCTGCGACCAAAAAGGCAGTTACTAGGAAATGGTGCAGAGAGGACCCTCCCACTTTGAGGAACTGGTTGGACATAATGGAGGAGATATTTGATATGGAAAGACTCACACATATACTGAGAATCCAACAAGTTGAATTCAACACGAAATGGGACAAATGGACAACATATAAGTCTCACAACAGAGGCACCACTGGAGACCCTGATTGAAACCATAGATATTGCATCAAGAAGCTGTGTTTTCTACTGACACTGTCTAtaactttttgttgttttatgttcaaaattaataaaaattgagtataaaaaaaaagaaatgctacCAGACATTAAGAAAAGAGTTGTTGCATCTAGGTGattctttgtgttgtgtttgttcaaCTGTTGACTGAATACTCAGAGAATCTAAAAGCACTTAACTGTATCACTGTTTGCTGTCTGTCTCAGGCTGTATTTGACGAGGACACAATGTCCTCCACCTCAGTGGGGATGTCAGATTTGTCTGATGAGATCCTTCTGTGCATCCTCCACCATGTTCCAGTGTGTGACCTGGTGCTGAATGTGGCAAATGTCTGCCACAAGTTACACACACTGTGCCACGATAAGACGCTGCTCACAAACGTCAGCCTGTCTGAGGAGTATCTGGTAAAGCTGTTTATCATCACTAGAACTGACGAGGCTTCATATTGTTTAGTAAAGATCACTGTCACAGCTTCTGTTAATCTTTGAGTTCATGCATGTTTGTGGAACTTTCTGTGTATATTAAAAGCATGTCTTTCACAATGtggaatatttatttaaatacttATTTGTTCTTTGTCTCCTCTAGGCTGATGATCTATTGGTCCAGCGGTTATTGAGGCAGCTAGCCAATCACGTGCAGTCTCTCAGCCTAAACGGCTGCTACTGGCTGTCTGGCTCTACAGTGGAGCTTCTTGCTCGCTGCAGAGGAGTGTTGCACCTTGATGTCACCGGCTGTCGCCTCACTTCCCTGCGTCTATCCCGTATCCTCTCCTCGCTCTCTCTGCTCAGATCACTTGCTTTTGATGTGACGCCAGGCTTCAACTCTGCTCAGCTCAGTTCAGAGGCGGTGGATACGCTGAGCCGCCTGTCAGAGCTCAGACAGACACTGTTGACACCCAGCTATGGTGTGGTGCCATGCTGTGCCCAACTCCGCAAGTAAGAATCTGTTGGATTACTGAGATTTCACATGACACCTGTGTCCAGAATTACTCctatatatttacttttatcCATAATAATTTGATTATCTGGATAGCAGCTGTAGCATTTATGCATCATGTGGTGTCCACGGAAAAAATACCAGGATATCCAAAAATACCAAGATGTCCCACTTCATCCGGTcacattttgcagtatgcaagccagcatgttTTTCTGGCTATTGTGACCCGACAGTCCCCTGCACAGGGTAATATTCATTACATTGACTGAGCCGCAGACAGATGTCCATACTGTatgcaacagtacatactttttaagggcagctgcagtaactactaaaaataaaaagagaaagttTCGGAGCACAGTGTTCCACCATGTTGGGGGCTCTGTTAGGCTGTACTAGGTAAATACTAActcatcttagtttagcatgttagcatgctaacaatggCAAATTAGCACCAAGCACAAAGTATAactgaggtatttggtcatcaACCAAAGCATTAGACAGATAGAAGTTTTGACCTGGTGGTGGTGTTAAATGAAAAGTGAAGGGGTCGATTAGATTTCAGAGGGGAACAGAAATGTCTGTCATCAAAACTACAAAAGCTAACCTTAAGGTGGCGCTAGAGGGAAAGTCAGGGGTTTACCAAGTCAGCAGGATGtatcctctggggatcatgacTGTCTGCAAAACTTTTGCCAGTTTATCTTGTAGATGTCAAGATGTCTTATGgatgaataaaatgttttgacCCGTTGGAGGCACTTGAGGAAAAGTCAGTGGATAACCAAATTCATTAGGCTGTATCCTCTGGAGGTCATGAGTGTGGCATTGTGTCACAATCAAATccctatttttttaaattagttgtTATACACAATGTTAAATACTAATTCAGAAAATTCAATGAGCATTTGTGTGTCATTTCAAAGCACATTATTGCTCTCTAAGGTCTTTGTTACTGTTTTAGTGCTACAgttttcaatgtgtgtgtttgtgtttgtgcatcgCAGGCTGATGCTGCAGTTTGACATCTCTGATGTAACCAGAGAGGGTATCGGCATTTGCTGTCAGTTAATGATGGGTCAGAGCAGTGTGCCACATTATCAACAGCTGGAGGAGTTCACTGCCAGGCTGGCTCCAGGAGAGGTGAGTGTGGGTGTGCATGTACATGTAATGTGTTCCCATCTGCATTTTATACTGTGCAGTTTGTTACCAGTGGATCTGTGTGTTGATGTCCTCAGGTAAACCAGACCTTGCTCCTGCTCTACCTGGCAGTGTTCAGCGTTCATGTTCCAAAGCGTCTCAGAGTTTTCCTCGTGTCAATTCCTGGTCCAAACCCTGCTCACTGGCCCGCTGCTCCCTCACTGGCCCAGAGCTTAGGTCAACAAGGTGACCTGGAGGCGCTGCAGCTCCCTCGTTCCTGGCTGGATTCCTTATCCCTGAAGCGAGCCCTGGAGGGAAACAGTCCCAAGCACTTGAGCTTCAGCCGCTGCCCAACGTTGTGGCCACAGGTGTTCCAGTCATTGCTGGAGGGAGGAGTCAGAGACACTAAGCAACTGACCAGCCTGAACCTCAGCGGGATCAACAAGGTCCTTTACTCAGAGTGTAGGAGTGTGGAAGATCAGCTGGTTCCTGCCACAATGAGCCAGTTGGCAGTCGGCTGCCCCAACATCAAACAGCTGAAcctgatgcacacacactatCACCATGAAAACACACCTGTTGTAGGTGGAGAAACACACCTGTGTGCCAGCTTGGCCAAGCTCAcacacctgcgctctctcactCTGCCTGCCTGCACCTTGTCAGACGGTTTAAACAAACATCAAATCTCTACAAACAACACGTCTCCCTCTGCGTTGTTCCTGGGGTTAAAGAAGACTCCACGGATGGGGCTTCAGATTTACAAGCCTGATTCAGATTCTTCTGTGTCAGGGGACAGCACCTCAGGGCTCACTCTGCTCCTAGCTGGTTGCCCTTTTTTAGAGACCTTAGAGCTCATTGGTCCGGGTTTTGTCTCTGTGCTGCCTCGGCTTGAGCCCTGCACTCGTGCCACCGTGGAGCCTCGTGGCATGTGTGCGTGGGCACAAGGAGTCGGTGATGCACACTTGGCGGCACTTGAGGCTTTGCCTCGATTGCGTCGTCTGACTCTGGCTGGGCTTCCTGGGGTCCTTAAGGGGACAGGGCTGATACAGCTGACCAGGCACTGCAAGGACCTGCGGGTATTATCCCTTGCCAACATGGGATCGCTAAAAACCATGAACTACGCCCCCGCCTTGCTGGATACACTTAAACAGTGCACACAACTCCAGGAACTCAGgtcagaagatgtctttgtgtATCCTTCATTTACTGTAGCACTAACCATCAGACAGTCAGAAGTAATATTGTATGTCCCTTTAGTGATCAGATTTTCTTTCAGTCCAATAAAagcaattattattaattaattctaatattaaatgtattatttgaaCTAATAATTTAATCTTAATGTTAAGCAGGGTGTTGAGCAGATTCAGAATCATTAAATGCTTGGTGAACTTTGTCATCACACAAATAATCCAGCCATTGTCTTTTAGCAGGTTTTACTGTTATTAATCTGTCTTTTGATATGGtgcaaaataatgtgttttttacaaagtctTATAATCTGTTATAAAAAGTTAGAATTAgcagattttttgtttttctgataattATTGGAGTCCTTACACAGGCAAACCATGCACTCAAATTCACCCTGTAGTATACTTGCCCCCCTCCTTCAAAGTTGGTGCTTTAGATTCACTACAAAACATGGGGCAGTACATCAGTTAGACTAATTACATTTATGGATGCCATTTTGACGCATTTGCTcagcttgttgtttttatttattgaatttttgtttgtctgtgtgttttagaTTAGAGCAGCCCTACCTGAATGCCAACGCGTCATTCTTTGAGGCTCTGTCCTGCTGCTCTCGTCTGCAGCGTCTCTGCCTTATCTCACGCAGCGGTACCTTTGACCCACCGTCTGCAGAAACCTTCATGGAGCGATGCCACCATGTCATCATGTGCCACATGTTCATGGGTGGCACTTTGGTGGCTTGTCGCACACTGCAGAAAGCTCTGCTGGACAGGTCAGTGCTTGTGCGTGAGGACAAACTCAACATCAAACATTAAACAGCAAAAGAAAATCTAAAATTCAgcttttcttgtgttttctttctgttagATTTTCAGTCGAGCGCCCGGCCCTGAGTGTGGTCATCTATCCACTACAACACGAAGACCTGCCTGCAGTCATCAGAGACATCCCACTGACACTGCTGGATAGGATCACTCTGTTCCAGAGCCACGTGGCCCAACCACCACATTTATCACCATTGTGACATCAGCAGAAAGCTTCAGTGTGACTGATGCTCAACAGCTGAGGTGCTCAGATCATTTTATTCtgcaggaaataaaagacacaaattaaAGCACTGGCTGTCATCTGCACAGTGTTTTCCGGTGTTGTGATTTTTGACATCAACATGTGTTTCAGGCTgctcaacaacaacacatcaaCCATGATTGTTTACATCTACAAGTCAGAGTAATGATGGTCTCCAAAGGGTGATTAGCTGGTGGGGAGTTTTTAGTTTACTGTTCCAGGACATTTCACAGTTGGGCCTACATTGTGGTTTCTCagtcaaaaataacatttgttACTTCATATATCACTCTGTACTTTAGAAaataaagtgccaaaaatacaaaagaagGGATGTATTGTTCAGATATTTAGTACTGAGAATCTAAATAAAATGATGTTGTAATAAACTCcatataaattatttttaattcttGTCTTTGTATCACTTGTCTGTTCATGTCATATTTTTGAATGGTCACAACAGATACACACCAGTGTTTTAGTGTAGGTGGTGTCACCCAGTCCCCACAGTGGTGTCAAATAAGACTTGAGGaatagtctgacattttgggaaatacgctgacttgctttcttgccaaggtAGAAAAGACTGATATTACTGTGCTATTGCTAATTTTAAAGCTATAGCAGCTGGCAATTAACTTAGCATCAGCCTGGTTAAGAAACAGTCCAGCATTTAACCTCCCAAACAActtattttcacttgtttttgaCAAAGCAAAATGACTCATTCTGCACAATAATATAGAACAAGAGGCACAGTAACAACTGATAACAACTCTGACATTTTAATCTGTTAATATCTGTAATAAAATCTAATAAATTATAAATCAGTGTTGATCATAGAATTACATGGAACAGTCTGCAACCATGCTAGCTGCTCTATGAGGTTTCACTGAGGCACAGTGATGCTTTTAGTTCAATGCTAACTCTGCTAGCATGACtaggaatgtaaatgtaaattacTT
This region includes:
- the fbxl18 gene encoding F-box/LRR-repeat protein 18, coding for MSGTVRGISEDMDRQIVQAVFDEDTMSSTSVGMSDLSDEILLCILHHVPVCDLVLNVANVCHKLHTLCHDKTLLTNVSLSEEYLADDLLVQRLLRQLANHVQSLSLNGCYWLSGSTVELLARCRGVLHLDVTGCRLTSLRLSRILSSLSLLRSLAFDVTPGFNSAQLSSEAVDTLSRLSELRQTLLTPSYGVVPCCAQLRKLMLQFDISDVTREGIGICCQLMMGQSSVPHYQQLEEFTARLAPGEVNQTLLLLYLAVFSVHVPKRLRVFLVSIPGPNPAHWPAAPSLAQSLGQQGDLEALQLPRSWLDSLSLKRALEGNSPKHLSFSRCPTLWPQVFQSLLEGGVRDTKQLTSLNLSGINKVLYSECRSVEDQLVPATMSQLAVGCPNIKQLNLMHTHYHHENTPVVGGETHLCASLAKLTHLRSLTLPACTLSDGLNKHQISTNNTSPSALFLGLKKTPRMGLQIYKPDSDSSVSGDSTSGLTLLLAGCPFLETLELIGPGFVSVLPRLEPCTRATVEPRGMCAWAQGVGDAHLAALEALPRLRRLTLAGLPGVLKGTGLIQLTRHCKDLRVLSLANMGSLKTMNYAPALLDTLKQCTQLQELRLEQPYLNANASFFEALSCCSRLQRLCLISRSGTFDPPSAETFMERCHHVIMCHMFMGGTLVACRTLQKALLDRFSVERPALSVVIYPLQHEDLPAVIRDIPLTLLDRITLFQSHVAQPPHLSPL